In Oncorhynchus clarkii lewisi isolate Uvic-CL-2024 chromosome 16, UVic_Ocla_1.0, whole genome shotgun sequence, one genomic interval encodes:
- the LOC139368484 gene encoding zinc finger protein 217-like: MPTHLLLPYVESPDGLGQDSLNISSGASTPGAGSSMTPHCNIVDKAAPQPEESLLEALDCMFCDQTFTHQDDLGPHVLTQHPTTLFEPAVLCVEAEYLIPGERARSKPSLPSVKEVEVFSCVVCDRTTEDASELESHMRTHKDCFTFHCNLCGRRFKEPWFLRNHIRFHKTKAQQNLDGPIIINEVIQDQVSEPVITPYKMCFTCGFFFPDKDSLVEHSKVHRKESEADEDRENDRREDSLIQEGFLRGLNLRPISEKSSTTPERSSKWIAQLDPFNTYQAWQLATKGKVAVGPSVAKDVGLSQNNSSDNEDSGSDKELTHIWSEGQGGDDKRVKENIDGDLKSRQTTDETPSPEPDQKSSRNDKPTRCEDCGRAFRTYHQLVLHSRVHKRERGEGESPTASIDGKLSRAGSPREEGSEDGLEVGAPGYAFYSDKSEDGFDRMKVKHLVSSRECSYCGKTFRSSYYLNIHLRTHTGEKPYKCIYCDYAAAQKTSLRYHLDRRHKDKPYTDIPNKPVVSGPSPILKEFPRNREDKRVPNRSKLWQTPNVKLATKPCANVKPEDRFNNIGGKLDGPLAQVNAEYGKLITTAAYSSSADDAHIKFPVLINPKMEGKEIDKCFEAPLNLSLKVSLSISATLIPRNALISNVCSSCAFSTLYPEVLLMHKKLVHKEKLEMIKKNRSLKQKRYTGCPPALEGKDVLPLPPIDRRHPRRTKSPTPQPPGKSAEKTHPTASPHGPKQSQTSEPPQRETALDTRRYRMMIEHRTSQGQSRFTEPAEQSNTKGTKDNRSVVDRPRQSPSDSRGASGQSVRSGPGRNWNGVVWPSDTAKLCLSSRFGSLPPMDFGGEPSSKRPRYSGLPGRETDTVETSSFRTEYNRLLNSGRPQVKNSFSSQGTSLSNNRPQAYAPVKASNPPASASSSSMETDWNMINILRSYSPSDLASLYHPTVANPSHGVLTNPRGSRPSPYPASMLQRRAYSRPISSEHSGPPDKST, from the exons ATGCCAACTCACCTGTTGTTGCCATATGTGGAAAGTCCAGATGGACTTGGACAAGACAGTCTAAACATTAGTAGTGGTGCTAGCACGCCAGGGGCTGGCTCCAGCATGACCCCTCACTGTAACATCGTTGACAAGGCGGCGCCTCAGCCTGAGGAAAGCCTGCTAGAAGCCCTGGACTGCATGTTTTGTGACCAGACTTTCACACACCAAGATGACCTGGGCCCACACGTCCTGACCCAGCACCCCACAACGTTGTTTGAACCTGCCGTTTTGTGTGTGGAGGCAGAGTACTTGATCCCAGGTGAAAGGGCCAGGTCCAAACCCAGCTTGCCATCTGTAAAGGAGGTGGAGGTGTTTAGCTGTGTTGTGTGTGATCGGACCACAGAGGACGCCAGCGAGCTGGAGAGCCACATGCGGACACACAAGGACTGTTTCACTTTTCACTGTAACCTTTGTGGCCGGCGGTTCAAGGAACCCTGGTTTCTCAGGAACCATATCAGGTTCCATAAGACAAAGGCCCAGCAGAACCTGGATGGTCCAATTATTATCAATGAAGTCATCCAAGACCAAGTCTCAGAGCCTGTAATCACGCCTTACAAAATGTGCTTTACCTGTGGATTCTTTTTCCCCGATAAAGACAGTTTGGTGGAACACAGTAAAGTACATCGTAAAGAATCCGAGGCTGATGAAGACAGAGAAAATGATAGACGGGAAGATTCCCTCAttcaagaaggttttttacggggCCTCAACCTTCGCCCCATATCTGAGAAAAGTAGTACGACACCAGAGAGATCTTCCAAGTGGATAGCCCAACTAGACCCTTTCAATACTTACCAGGCCTGGCAACTTGCCACCAAGGGAAAGGTAGCAGTTGGTCCAAGTGTTGCTAAAGACGTAGGCCTGAGCCAAAACAACAGCTCCGACAACGAGGACTCTGGCTCAGATAAGGAACTGACACACATCTGGTCAGAAGGCCAAGGAGGTGACGACAAGCGGGTTAAGGAAAACATCGATGGAGATCTGAAATCCAGACAGACTACAGACGAGACTCCATCACCGGAGCCTGATCAGAAGTCAAGTCGAAATGATAAGCCGACCCGCTGCGAGGACTGCGGGAGGGCGTTCAGGACGTACCACCAGCTTGTTCTCCACTCCAGGGTGCACAAGAGGGAGAGGGGCGAGGGGGAGAGCCCCACCGCCTCCATTGATGGAAAGCTCTCCAGAGCAGGGTCCCCCAGAGAGGAGGGGTCTGAAGACGGGTTAGAGGTGGGAGCACCGGGATATGCTTTCTATTCAG ATAAAAGTGAAGATGGCTTTGATCGAATGAAGGTGAAACATCTTGTGTCCTCCAGGGAATGTAGTTATTGTGGCAAGACCTTCCGTTCCAGCTATTACCTCAACATTCACCTCAGGACACATACAG GTGAAAAGCCatacaaatgtatatactgtGACTATGCTGCAGCCCAGAAGACCTCACTGAGATATCACTTGGATCGACGTCACAAGGACAAACCATACACTGACATCCCTAATAAGCCTGTGGTGTCTGGGCCATCTCCCATTTTGAAAGAATTCCCCAGAAACAGAGAAGATAAACGGGTCCCCAACAGGTCCAAACTATGGCAGACTCCCAATGTCAAACTAGCAACCAAACCTTGTGCCAATGTAAAACCAGAGGATAGATTTAATAACATTGGTGGCAAGCTTGACGGCCCGCTTGCTCAAGTGAATGCAGAGTATGGGAAATTGATTACTACGGCTGCTTACTCCTCTTCTGCTGATGATGCGCACATAAAATTCCCTGTACTTATTAACCCGAAGATGGAAGgaaaggagatagacaagtgctTTGAGGCTCCATTAAATTTGTCCTTAAAAGTGTCACTTTCCATCTCTGCCACCCTAATACCAAGGAACGCATTGATTTCAAATGTCTGTTCGTCCTGTGCCTTTAGCACTCTGTACCCAGAGGTCCTGCTCATGCACAAGAAGCTGGTTCACAAGGAGAAGTTGGAAATGATCAAGAAGAACAGAAGTCTTAAACAGAAGCGTTACACTGGCTGCCCCCCTGCCCTAGAGGGAAAAGATGTCCTCCcactgcctcctattgacagaagACACCCTCGGCGGACCAAATCCCCAACTCCACAGCCTCCTGGAAAATCTGCCGAGAAGACCCACCCTACCGCCTCTCCTCATGGGCCCAAACAGTCCCAGACCAGCGAACCACCACAGAGGGAGACAGCCCTGGACACTCGGCGGTACAGGATGATGATTGAGCATCGCACCAGTCAGGGCCAGTCCAGGTTTACAGAGCCAGCTGAACAATCCAACACCAAAGGTACAAAAGATAACAGGTCTGTAGTGGACAGACCAAGGCAGAGCCCATCGGACAGCAGAGGGGCGAGCGGACAGAGTGTAAGAAGTGGCCCAGGCAGAAATTGGAACGGCGTGGTATGGCCCTCCGACACTGCTAAGCTGTGCCTCTCCAGCCGGTTCGGTAGTCTGCCCCCGATGGACTTTGGTGGTGAACCCTCCAGCAAGAGACCAAGGTACTCAGGGCTTCCCGGAAGGGAAACGGACACTGTAGAGACGTCTAGCTTTAGGACCGAATACAACAGACTGCTGAACTCCGGGAGACCCCAAGTGAAAAACTCATTTTCGTCACAAggaacctctctctctaacaacaGGCCTCAGGCCTATGCCCCGGTCAAAGCGTCCAATCCTCCAGCCTCTGCAAGCAGCAGCAGCATGGAGACTGACTGGAATATGATCAACATCCTCCGCTCCTACAGCCCCAGTGACCTGGCCTCCCTCTACCACCCCACCGTGGCTAACCCCAGTCATGGAGTGCTGACCAACCCAAGAG GGAGTAGGCCATCACCCTACCCAGCTAGTATGCTACAGAGGAGAGCCTATTCCAGACCCATCAGTAGTGAACACAGTGGACCCCCTGACAAAAGTACTTAG